AACACACTGCAAGAAACCACTGTGGTAATCCAATAGCCTAACAAAAAGAGAAGTGAAAAGAGAGAATCGGAAAGAAGGCGATGAGCCCGAGAGTTGAATGACAGATGAATCAAACGGTTGACGAGAGCGACAATGATGAATGATAACGGAGCCTCTCGCCTTCGGCCGGCCGCTCGGCGCTGGATGATTTTCCGGCTGGCGGCAGTTGCGCTTGCGTTTCCGGCGGCTACACGAGCCAGTTGCACGTGATTATGCCGATCCTGGATGGTCACTGGATTTCCGATAGAAAAAGCTGGATAGCTTCTCTGTCTGGGATAACTTCACTGTGCAATCTGGGCACCTTATTTTCCATATTTCCTTTCAGGTGTGCCATTGGTCACCAAATACTATTACACAGATAACAGAACCGGACAGAAAATTCTGATTAGGGGAAAGAAGCCCTGCTCTTCATGGATACCGGATCTATACCGCTGAAGGTTGAGCGACTGGCTTCTTGACCGCCAAGGCCTTAATGGCTTCTTTTGTGCCTTCAGCGTCAGCCTTTTCTTTGCCGCTTCCGCCCTGGCAACAACCTCCTAGCTTGCGTGTAGCTCAATATGAGCGTAAGAAGCGCAAGAGAGATTTCAATGATTGGGGAAATGAGACCGAGGATGCTGGCGATGAAACCACTGATGCTGCCTCAGATTTTACTCCAGCGGCATCATCCTTAATTCTGTCGCCCAACGAAGCCCATCAATACCGCATTGCAGGTCTCCCTTTTGACCAAGAGCTGCCAGGTGGGCATTTCCCTCATGCAGCCCCAAAAGACGTATCACATCGTCGGAAAACTAGAGGCGATATACTCAAGGACTTGTCGGCCTTATCGCCTCCCATCTATCCACCACAGTCTGCTGCCCATAAGGGGAATCTTCGGTTGCAGCATTTTGCCGTGCTCTCGGCTATTCTCCATCGTTGCCTTCTCCAACGAGATTATCTTCGTGCAGGAAGGGCTTGGGCTTTGATCCTCCGTGAAGAGTATGGAGGCAGTCCGGTTGATATACGCTATGAAGGGAGATGGGGTATCGGCGCTGAAATTTTACTTCGGCGGGGACGACAGTTATCCGATCTCACATCTTCATCTGAAACAGTGGATGATGAATCcttgaaaatgaagaatgCTTCCGGACTTTGTTTTACGAGGAAAGGATTTGAGGATGCGAAGCAGTATTACGAGAGGCTCATTATTCAATATCCGTTTCGAAAAGTCGCGCCGGACGCAACAAGCGCCTTACATTTCTACCCCGCCATGTTTGGACTTTGGATATATGTTACACAAGAGGAGAGCAATGCCGCTCGAGATGCGTTGCAACGAAGTTTTGCCGAGGACTCGTCGGATGAATTGtcggatgatgaagatggctTTAAGGTTCATCGCAGCTCCGACAAAAGAAAGCAGAAAATGGCTGCAGAGGTACGAGCGAAAGAATTGGAACAAGCCCAGCAAATCGCAGCCCGTATGGATGAAATTATTGTATCCCCTCCATATTCAGATTCTCCCGAATTATTGGGACTCAGAGGTATGATTTCACTCTGGATCGCGGATCTTTTTGTTCTGAGTGTACCGCAACCAGAAAATGACTATCATGACTTTCATGGTGTCGACGCCATATCCTCAGATGACTTTACAGGGTCCATCCAAGAAAGGCGAGAACAAAGGCTTGCCATGGAAAAGAGGCAGGCGGAGATTTTGAAATCGGTAGGGTATTTCGAGAAAGGAAATCAGCGTGGCAGGGGAGTCTCTCATACACTTGAAAACCTTCACATCGACGATGGGGGTTCTTACATGAGTTGAGTTATTACAGAATGGAATATTATTTCCTATTCCAGCATGCTAAGGACGTTGTATACCATGCCTTGTAGTTACATACAATAGAACCTGGTTTAGTCCCAGTTTGGTCGAATCACTTGTAAAGTATTCTTACGAACTACATGGAGATGTTTGTGTTTGACTTCGCGTCACTCTCCTGTAACAGGATAGCTTGAAGCATACGCGATGCTCACTTCACGAGCGCAATCTAGCCACTGAAATCACAGTCACTGAACAGTAGATCCAATTCCAATCTGGATGTATATTTCCAAGTTTGGTGATTCGGCCGCGCTGCATGTGTTACTGGGCCGGTAATTCATGCGAGTGCTGGATATCTACTATGTTACTACGTGGTCAACTCGCTTCAAGTATATAAATATTAATTGTGTTCCTTGGAGCATAACAGTGCCCAAATTTACGATATCCAATCCTTATATATTGCCCACAATATTTTTTCACAAGATGTCTACCAATCGTGGTGTCTACACTGATCCCGTTCATAATCTATATGTCGCCGATGCAGAACCCGCAGCCGGTACTGTCTCATCCGGTTCATCACTCCAACCGGGCGAGGTTACCGTTGCCACCAAAAGAAGTGGTATATGCGGGTGAGCCTTATCCCATTACCCTTCTTCTCTCACGCATCCTTAGTCACCATGTCTAACCTACTGAGCAAACCAGCTCCGACGTCCACTTCTGGAAGCATGGTGGCATCGGTCCCTGGCAAGTAGCAACCCCGCATATTCTGGGCCACGAATCTGCCGGCGAAATCGTCGCAGTCCATCTCTCTGTAACAACACACAAAGTGGGAGATCGCATCGCTGTCGAACCGCAAATTATCTGTTTTGCCTGCAAGCCTTGTCTCACTGGTCGCTATAACGGGTGCAAAAAACTGACGTTTCGGTCAAGTCCACTGTCACATAGATTGCTGCGCACCTATGTCAACCATCTCACCATCTGGTGCCATAAGATCGGCTACCGGTTGTCCTATGATGGGGGAGCGCTACTGGAGCTGCTGAGTGTGGCGCTGACGGGCGTGACGAGGGCAGGAGTAATGATTGGCGATCCGGTGGTTGTTTGTGGTGCTGGACCTATCGGCTTGATTACGCTTCAGGTTTGTCGGGTTGCGGGGGCATGGCTGATTGTTATAATAGATATCAATGAGACAAGGCTGAAATTTGCCGAGAAATATGTTCCTGGGGTTAGGGCTTGTTTGGTACGACGGGACCAGAGTCCGGAGGACAGTGCTGAGCAGGTAAATGGATTGATGGGTGAGGGGGTTGAAGCTGCCACCGCCTTGGAATGTACCGGAATGGAGTCTAGCTTAGCCACGGCAGTACATAGTGTCAAGTTCGGTGGAAAGGCATTTGTAATCGGGGTAGGCAAGGATAAACTGGAGATCCCCTTTATGAGGATGAGGGCTCGCGAGATCGAACTAAAATTTCAGCAGAGGTATGTCAATATGTGGCCGAGGGCTATTCGGGTTCTGGAGAGCGACATGGTTGACCCGAAGAAGCTGGCGACCCATGAATTCTGCTTAGAAGACGCTGTCGATGCGTTTCTGGCGGCCGCTGATCCAAAACATGGCGCTATAAAGGTGCTCATTCGGTCCGAGTAAATACAGATATCAATTGGGTTTTCAGTCACTATACCAGGCATTTCAATAGGCAaatcgaaaaaaa
This region of Aspergillus chevalieri M1 DNA, chromosome 4, nearly complete sequence genomic DNA includes:
- a CDS encoding uncharacterized protein (COG:S;~EggNog:ENOG410PP50;~InterPro:IPR007224;~PFAM:PF04090;~go_function: GO:0001164 - RNA polymerase I core promoter sequence-specific DNA binding [Evidence IEA];~go_function: GO:0001181 - RNA polymerase I general transcription initiation factor activity [Evidence IEA];~go_process: GO:0006361 - transcription initiation from RNA polymerase I promoter [Evidence IEA]), with product MASFVPSASAFSLPLPPWQQPPSLRVAQYERKKRKRDFNDWGNETEDAGDETTDAASDFTPAASSLILSPNEAHQYRIAGLPFDQELPGGHFPHAAPKDVSHRRKTRGDILKDLSALSPPIYPPQSAAHKGNLRLQHFAVLSAILHRCLLQRDYLRAGRAWALILREEYGGSPVDIRYEGRWGIGAEILLRRGRQLSDLTSSSETVDDESLKMKNASGLCFTRKGFEDAKQYYERLIIQYPFRKVAPDATSALHFYPAMFGLWIYVTQEESNAARDALQRSFAEDSSDELSDDEDGFKVHRSSDKRKQKMAAEVRAKELEQAQQIAARMDEIIVSPPYSDSPELLGLRGMISLWIADLFVLSVPQPENDYHDFHGVDAISSDDFTGSIQERREQRLAMEKRQAEILKSVGYFEKGNQRGRGVSHTLENLHIDDGGSYMS
- the LAD1_2 gene encoding NAD(P)-dependent alcohol dehydrogenase (COG:Q;~EggNog:ENOG410PJR0;~InterPro:IPR013154,IPR013149,IPR036291,IPR011032;~PFAM:PF00107,PF08240;~go_process: GO:0055114 - oxidation-reduction process [Evidence IEA]), producing the protein MSTNRGVYTDPVHNLYVADAEPAAGTVSSGSSLQPGEVTVATKRSGICGSDVHFWKHGGIGPWQVATPHILGHESAGEIVAVHLSVTTHKVGDRIAVEPQIICFACKPCLTGRYNGCKKLTFRSSPLSHRLLRTYVNHLTIWCHKIGYRLSYDGGALLELLSVALTGVTRAGVMIGDPVVVCGAGPIGLITLQVCRVAGAWLIVIIDINETRLKFAEKYVPGVRACLVRRDQSPEDSAEQVNGLMGEGVEAATALECTGMESSLATAVHSVKFGGKAFVIGVGKDKLEIPFMRMRAREIELKFQQRYVNMWPRAIRVLESDMVDPKKLATHEFCLEDAVDAFLAAADPKHGAIKVLIRSE